The following are from one region of the Schistocerca cancellata isolate TAMUIC-IGC-003103 chromosome 11, iqSchCanc2.1, whole genome shotgun sequence genome:
- the LOC126108704 gene encoding uncharacterized protein LOC126108704, with product MAAKYNWCVASTTKLIEMYEADEALYNVRHPDYKNRLRRLESYKNIAEVISRDIRPGCTVEDIKRKINGLRTSYACEKAKMHKSKSGASAQAAYTPQVYWFQMLKFLDQSTEADDSLCNLESPESETGSERATPTYEEMSAHAVQEPVACSEAQPQPLRQERPPTKRRRVTPDVATNVMVEATKTLQAVADAARSMPVQEDRYGTLGAHIAAELREMEKVGGREYTTVTAHSLQRTLMDRWDLLHATARAQPSTSGYIQVALQQAGIEDEDSML from the exons atggctgctaaatacaattggtgtgtggcgtctaccacaaaattaatagagatgtatgaagcggatgaggcaCTTtataatgtgaggcaccctgattacAAAAATAGATTGAGAAGATTGGAGAGCTATAAAAATATAGCGGAGGTCATTAGCCGTGACATACGGCCTGGCTGTACGGTAGAAGACATTAAGAGGAAGATCAATGGCCTCCGTACTAGCTACGCGTGCGAGAAAGCAAAA ATGCATAAAAGCAAAAGTGGAGCCAGTGCGCAGGCGGCGTACACACCACAAGTGTACTGGTTCCAGATGCTTAAATTCCTCGACCAGTCTACTGAGGCCGACGATAGTTTGTGCAACCTggagagccctgaaagtgaaacggGAAGTGAACGTGCCACTCCGACATATGAGGAGATGAGTGCG caTGCGGTACAAGAGCCTGTCGCATGTAGCGAGGCTCAGCCACAGCCCCTGCGTCAAGAGCGGCCTCCCACTAAAAGGAGGAGAGTCACGCCTGACGTGGCCACAAATGTAATGGTGGAGGCCACCAAGACACTTCAGGCTGTGGCTGATGCTGCCAGATCCATGCCTGTCCAAGAAGACCGCTACGGCACCCTTGGCGCCCACATCGCAGCAGAACTGCGTGAAATGGAGAAGGTGGGCGGCAGGGAATACACCACTGTCACCGCGCACAGTCTGCAGCGGACATTAATGGACAGGTGGGATTTGCTGCATGCGACAGCCCGTGCACAACCGTCCACCTCAGGTTATATCCAGGTTGCCTTGCAGCAGGCTGGAATCGAGGATGAAGATTCGATGTTATAA